In Archangium violaceum, the following are encoded in one genomic region:
- a CDS encoding DUF4388 domain-containing protein has protein sequence MSTPTPGKTYALKFISGKYQGGEFPLKAEKQIVIGRSSELDMVLVEDMVSRKHARIIVNGAGQISIEDLGSTNGTFVNGEKVKQATLKEGDRILIGTSILKLIQQGAGVGEVDDAMAKQKLEEAAAAQAARTSTKASSMTGKIEEIPLPDLLQLFHTSKKNGVLVVSNDHEGKIYLRQGRVYYAVIDENHNLGPQKSFNRIVTWEQGDFELRPADPQEFMVELDSSTEALLMDALRQLDEYKRIQKELPGMGTQLTLAMPMTAPLRELAPELLDVLQQIHNYGSLGGVLDHSEQDDVQAAEAVLQLIKRDYVRAS, from the coding sequence GTGAGCACTCCGACGCCGGGCAAGACGTACGCGCTCAAGTTCATCTCCGGCAAGTACCAGGGCGGCGAGTTCCCGCTGAAGGCGGAGAAGCAGATCGTCATCGGCCGTTCGAGCGAGCTCGACATGGTGCTCGTCGAGGACATGGTCTCGCGCAAGCACGCGCGGATCATCGTCAACGGGGCCGGGCAGATCTCCATCGAGGATCTGGGTTCGACGAACGGCACCTTCGTCAACGGCGAGAAGGTCAAGCAGGCAACGCTCAAGGAGGGGGACCGCATCCTGATTGGGACCTCCATCCTGAAGCTCATCCAGCAGGGGGCTGGCGTCGGCGAGGTCGACGACGCGATGGCCAAGCAGAAGCTGGAGGAGGCGGCGGCGGCGCAGGCGGCGCGCACGTCGACGAAGGCCTCGTCGATGACGGGGAAGATCGAGGAGATTCCGCTGCCGGACCTGCTGCAGCTCTTCCACACGTCGAAGAAGAACGGCGTGCTGGTGGTGAGCAACGATCACGAGGGGAAGATCTACCTGCGGCAGGGCCGGGTGTACTACGCGGTGATCGACGAGAACCACAACCTGGGGCCGCAGAAGAGCTTCAACCGGATCGTCACGTGGGAGCAGGGCGACTTCGAGCTGCGTCCGGCGGATCCGCAGGAGTTCATGGTGGAGCTGGACTCGTCGACCGAGGCGCTGCTGATGGACGCGCTGAGGCAGCTGGACGAGTACAAGCGAATCCAGAAGGAGCTGCCGGGGATGGGGACGCAGCTGACGCTGGCGATGCCGATGACGGCGCCGCTGCGGGAGCTGGCGCCGGAGCTGCTGGACGTGTTGCAGCAGATTCACAACTACGGCTCGTTGGGCGGGGTCCTGGACCATTCGGAGCAGGACGACGTGCAGGCGGCCGAGGCGGTGCTGCAGCTCATCAAGCGCGACTACGTGCGAGCGAGCTGA
- a CDS encoding outer membrane protein assembly factor BamD, translating into MRFLRAVCLTALLSSAAGCAALSTGQAGDPEFASEADANLRLGDEALERKDYLQAEKYFEHVRTKYPYLDVANEAELKLADLDFAQERYSEAREKYQSFIKLHPTHPRVDYAAYRAALSHFEDIPSDFFLVPPSTEKDQTEVRAALVALNDFVRQYPDSQYLGEAKQKLEQTREKLAEHEMYVARFYARRERWKAVAQRLESLLKNYPGTKLEEEALFDLHDAYVRLNDAERAKQTLQRVIERLPGTPAAERAQRMMGS; encoded by the coding sequence ATGCGTTTCCTTCGAGCCGTCTGCCTGACCGCCCTCCTGTCCTCCGCCGCTGGCTGCGCGGCGCTCTCCACCGGCCAGGCCGGGGATCCCGAGTTCGCCAGCGAGGCCGATGCCAACCTCCGTCTGGGCGACGAGGCCCTGGAGCGGAAGGACTACCTGCAGGCCGAGAAGTACTTCGAGCACGTCCGGACCAAGTACCCCTACCTGGACGTGGCCAACGAGGCCGAGCTGAAGCTGGCGGACCTCGACTTCGCCCAGGAGCGGTACTCCGAGGCGCGGGAGAAGTACCAGTCCTTCATCAAGCTGCACCCCACGCACCCCCGGGTGGACTACGCCGCGTACAGGGCGGCCCTGAGCCACTTCGAGGACATCCCCTCGGACTTCTTCCTGGTGCCGCCCTCGACGGAGAAGGACCAGACCGAGGTGAGGGCCGCGCTGGTGGCGCTCAACGACTTCGTCCGCCAGTACCCCGACTCTCAGTACCTGGGTGAGGCGAAGCAGAAGCTGGAGCAGACGCGCGAGAAGCTGGCCGAGCACGAGATGTACGTGGCCAGGTTCTACGCCCGGCGCGAGCGTTGGAAGGCCGTGGCGCAGCGGCTGGAGTCGTTGCTGAAGAACTACCCGGGCACGAAGCTCGAGGAGGAGGCCCTCTTCGATCTGCATGACGCCTATGTGCGGCTCAACGACGCGGAGCGCGCGAAGCAGACGTTGCAGCGGGTCATCGAGCGGTTGCCGGGGACACCCGCCGCAGAGCGGGCCCAGCGGATGATGGGGTCGTGA
- a CDS encoding type IV pilus twitching motility protein PilT, whose product MELNEILQIALRGGASDIHLKAGLPPMFRVDGSLVPLKDGKRLPPEEVARMAFGIMNEFQKEKFKQSNEVDLAYGVPGLGRFRVNVFQQRGTVGAVLRVIPFKVMTIKELLLPPILEKICLDERGLVLVTGTTGSGKSTTLAAMIDHINATETNHIMTIEDPIEFLIRDKRSIVNQREVGVDTMSFAQALKSALRQDPDVILVGEMRDHETIETALAAAETGHLVMSTLHTLDATETINRIVSAFPPYQQKQVRIQLASVLKAVVSQRLIPRADGKGRVAAVEVLRCTARVKELIEDKDRTKEIPDAISQGFDTYGMQTFDQSLMSLVKQGLVTYEEAHRQATNPDDFALRFSGISATSDSKWDNFEANGAAKPVPGSASFGQNQQPTPAPVATPARAVPTPSVARPGVPAVSPASRPGMPAAAAPPTSRAGIPTVAAPRPAAPAPAPAAAPKAPAPADDDFQIERF is encoded by the coding sequence ATGGAACTCAACGAGATCCTCCAGATTGCGCTCCGCGGCGGTGCCTCCGACATCCACCTGAAGGCGGGCCTGCCGCCGATGTTCCGGGTCGACGGCTCGCTGGTTCCGCTGAAGGACGGCAAGCGGCTGCCTCCCGAGGAGGTGGCTCGCATGGCCTTCGGCATCATGAACGAGTTCCAGAAGGAGAAGTTCAAGCAGAGCAACGAGGTGGACCTGGCCTACGGCGTCCCCGGGCTGGGCCGCTTCCGCGTCAACGTCTTCCAGCAGCGCGGCACCGTGGGCGCGGTGCTGCGTGTCATCCCGTTCAAGGTGATGACCATCAAGGAGCTGCTGCTGCCGCCCATCCTGGAGAAGATCTGCCTGGACGAGCGCGGCCTGGTGCTCGTCACCGGCACCACGGGTTCGGGTAAGTCCACCACGCTCGCGGCGATGATCGATCACATCAACGCCACCGAGACGAACCACATCATGACGATCGAGGATCCGATCGAGTTCCTCATCCGGGACAAGCGCTCCATCGTGAACCAGCGCGAGGTGGGCGTGGACACGATGTCGTTCGCCCAGGCGCTCAAGAGCGCGCTGCGGCAGGACCCGGACGTCATCCTCGTGGGCGAAATGCGTGACCACGAGACGATCGAGACGGCGCTCGCGGCGGCGGAGACGGGCCACCTGGTGATGTCCACGCTGCACACGCTGGACGCCACGGAGACCATCAACCGCATCGTCTCGGCGTTTCCGCCGTACCAGCAGAAGCAGGTGCGCATCCAGCTGGCCAGCGTGCTCAAGGCGGTGGTGAGCCAGCGCCTCATTCCGCGTGCGGACGGCAAGGGCCGCGTGGCCGCGGTGGAGGTGCTGCGCTGCACCGCCCGCGTGAAGGAGCTCATCGAGGACAAGGACCGGACGAAGGAGATTCCGGACGCCATCTCCCAGGGCTTCGACACGTACGGGATGCAGACCTTCGACCAGTCGCTGATGTCGCTGGTGAAGCAGGGGCTCGTCACCTACGAGGAGGCCCACCGGCAGGCCACCAATCCGGACGACTTCGCGCTGCGCTTCTCCGGCATCAGCGCCACCTCTGACTCGAAGTGGGACAACTTCGAGGCCAATGGCGCCGCCAAGCCCGTGCCCGGCTCGGCGAGCTTCGGTCAGAACCAGCAGCCCACGCCGGCGCCCGTGGCGACTCCGGCCCGTGCGGTGCCCACGCCGTCCGTGGCCCGCCCGGGAGTGCCCGCCGTCTCCCCGGCATCGCGCCCGGGCATGCCCGCCGCCGCCGCGCCGCCCACGTCGCGCGCGGGGATTCCGACGGTGGCCGCCCCTCGTCCCGCCGCTCCGGCACCCGCGCCCGCCGCCGCTCCGAAGGCGCCCGCGCCGGCCGACGACGACTTCCAGATCGAGCGCTTCTAG
- the rplM gene encoding 50S ribosomal protein L13 — protein MSQRTYSAKPADIKRDWHVIDVNGKVLGRAASQIATLLKGKHKAMYTPSIDTGDHVIVINAEKVVVTGTKEQDKMYYRHPRAGFPGALKITNLAKLRQRHPEDIIINAVRRMLPRNALGRQMMTKLKVYAGDQHPHAAQKPVAREVEA, from the coding sequence ATGTCGCAGAGGACCTACAGCGCGAAGCCGGCGGATATCAAGCGCGATTGGCACGTCATCGACGTGAACGGCAAGGTGCTCGGCCGCGCCGCCAGCCAGATCGCCACCCTTCTCAAGGGCAAGCACAAGGCGATGTACACCCCGTCGATCGACACGGGTGACCACGTGATCGTCATCAACGCCGAGAAGGTGGTCGTGACGGGCACGAAGGAGCAGGACAAGATGTACTACCGGCACCCGCGTGCCGGTTTCCCGGGTGCGCTGAAGATCACCAACCTGGCCAAGCTGCGCCAGCGGCACCCCGAGGACATCATCATCAACGCCGTTCGCCGGATGCTGCCGCGCAACGCTCTGGGCCGTCAGATGATGACCAAGCTCAAGGTGTATGCCGGTGACCAGCACCCGCACGCCGCCCAGAAGCCGGTGGCGCGCGAGGTCGAGGCGTAA
- a CDS encoding regulatory protein RecX, translated as MDSEDSTPEEVRRATDACLRLLAVRARSRHELLTALERKGFPEPVREAALEKVKGWGYLDDERFARERAAVLLQRGKYGPQAVRQRLQAHGLSREEAHAAVSAASESVEFDAEAAARQVLERRGLLGRTLEPKEKARAGRLLVSRGFSSDVIQRVLGDGTLEPSGLDD; from the coding sequence ATGGACTCCGAGGACTCCACCCCCGAGGAAGTCAGGCGCGCGACGGACGCGTGCCTGCGATTGTTGGCCGTGAGGGCGCGCAGCCGGCACGAGCTGCTGACGGCGCTCGAGCGCAAGGGCTTCCCCGAGCCGGTGCGCGAGGCGGCGCTGGAGAAGGTGAAGGGCTGGGGCTACCTGGACGACGAGCGCTTCGCGCGGGAGCGGGCGGCGGTGCTGCTGCAGCGGGGCAAGTACGGCCCCCAGGCGGTGCGGCAGCGGCTGCAGGCCCACGGGCTGAGCCGCGAGGAGGCCCACGCGGCGGTGTCCGCGGCCAGCGAGTCGGTGGAGTTCGACGCGGAGGCCGCCGCGCGCCAGGTGTTGGAGCGGCGGGGGCTGCTGGGCCGGACGCTGGAGCCCAAGGAGAAGGCACGGGCTGGCCGGCTCCTGGTCAGCCGGGGATTCTCCTCGGACGTCATCCAGCGGGTACTCGGTGACGGGACGCTGGAACCTTCGGGGCTGGACGATTAG
- a CDS encoding ATP-dependent helicase, with the protein MDLSKLNAPQREAVLTTEGPLLVLAGAGSGKTRVITNRIVHLLDKRPGGILSRNILAVTFTNKAATEMKERLVHMAGPRAQNVLVCTFHAFGAEMLREDIYRLGWPKKFSIADQGDQVAIIKRAMRDRRIDDRAFDPRKVLNLISKAKNAGKTPQPLGEGQGDDYDIIAHMVYESYQLALKAQGSVDFDDLLILPSRLLREHGDLKEKYTQRFRYILVDEFQDTNQAQLDLLQLLASGETRNVCVVGDDDQCIYSWRGAEVRNILSFDSYFSGAKEVRLEQNYRSTQVVLDAANAVIAKNPERKAKRMWSERKGGPRIKVVTAPTEEEEARYVAQEISRLIAGGIPADEIAILYRVNGQARPIEEMLREKGIRYEVVSGSEFFDRREVKDVIAYFKLIANPRDETALLRIINVPARGIGDVTMERLVAHARRDSVSLWGAMERAEGYEDLPKGAAEKVKDFLQLVERYRQSYEQGQLAAVTRKLLEEIGYKDDARSLTTSQASADRKLKSIDQVINSLEAFEKREGPKASLLTYLNRLSLDTRQEEEEVPGGQKAVTLMTVHASKGLEYRAVFFIGMEEELMPHKGMQGEAQNLEEERRLCYVGITRAKELLYLTRAAMRVKRGKEVPRTPSRFLDDIPPELVELEDLDAPRKGPPSDQEKNFFANLKERFKAQGAGGKAPAPPAGPPVQGPAGAAPPPTGTAGGAR; encoded by the coding sequence ATGGACCTCTCGAAGCTCAACGCCCCGCAGCGCGAAGCCGTGCTCACCACCGAGGGCCCCCTCCTGGTGCTGGCAGGCGCCGGCAGCGGGAAGACGCGAGTCATCACCAACCGCATCGTCCACCTGCTCGACAAGCGGCCGGGTGGCATCCTGTCCCGCAACATCCTGGCGGTGACGTTCACCAACAAGGCCGCCACGGAGATGAAGGAGCGCCTGGTCCACATGGCGGGACCCCGGGCCCAGAACGTGCTGGTGTGCACCTTCCATGCCTTCGGCGCGGAGATGCTCCGCGAGGACATCTACCGGCTGGGCTGGCCCAAGAAGTTCTCCATCGCCGACCAGGGCGATCAGGTGGCCATCATCAAGCGCGCCATGCGGGACAGGCGCATCGACGACCGGGCCTTCGATCCGCGCAAGGTGCTCAACCTCATCTCCAAGGCGAAGAACGCGGGCAAGACGCCCCAGCCGCTCGGGGAAGGGCAGGGGGACGACTACGACATCATCGCGCACATGGTCTACGAGTCCTACCAGCTCGCGCTCAAGGCGCAGGGCTCGGTGGACTTCGATGATCTGCTGATCCTCCCGTCGCGGCTGCTGCGCGAGCACGGGGATCTGAAGGAGAAGTACACCCAGCGCTTCCGCTACATCCTGGTGGACGAGTTCCAGGACACCAACCAGGCCCAGTTGGATCTGCTGCAGCTGCTGGCCAGCGGGGAGACGCGCAACGTGTGCGTGGTGGGCGACGACGACCAGTGCATCTACAGCTGGCGCGGCGCCGAGGTGCGCAACATCCTGAGCTTCGACTCGTACTTCTCCGGGGCGAAGGAGGTGCGGCTGGAGCAGAACTACCGCTCCACCCAGGTGGTGCTGGACGCGGCCAACGCCGTGATCGCGAAGAACCCAGAGCGCAAGGCCAAGCGGATGTGGTCCGAGCGCAAGGGGGGGCCGCGCATCAAGGTGGTGACGGCCCCCACCGAGGAGGAGGAGGCCCGGTACGTGGCCCAGGAGATCTCCAGGCTGATCGCCGGGGGGATTCCGGCGGATGAGATCGCCATCCTGTACCGGGTCAACGGCCAGGCCCGGCCCATCGAGGAGATGCTGCGCGAGAAGGGCATCCGCTACGAGGTGGTGTCGGGCAGCGAGTTCTTCGACCGGCGCGAGGTGAAGGACGTCATCGCCTACTTCAAGCTGATCGCCAACCCGCGGGACGAGACGGCGCTGCTGCGCATCATCAACGTGCCGGCGCGAGGCATCGGCGACGTCACCATGGAGCGGCTGGTGGCGCACGCGCGGCGTGACAGCGTGTCGCTCTGGGGCGCCATGGAGCGCGCCGAGGGGTACGAGGATCTGCCCAAGGGCGCGGCCGAGAAGGTGAAGGATTTCCTCCAGCTCGTGGAGCGCTACCGGCAGTCGTACGAGCAGGGCCAGCTGGCGGCGGTGACGCGCAAGCTCCTGGAGGAGATAGGCTACAAGGACGACGCGCGCTCGTTGACGACCTCGCAGGCCAGCGCGGACCGGAAGCTCAAGTCCATCGATCAGGTCATCAACTCCCTGGAGGCCTTCGAGAAACGCGAGGGCCCCAAGGCCAGCCTCCTCACCTACCTGAACCGGCTCAGCCTCGACACCCGCCAGGAAGAAGAGGAGGTGCCCGGCGGGCAGAAGGCCGTCACCCTGATGACGGTCCATGCCTCCAAGGGCCTGGAGTACCGGGCGGTCTTCTTCATCGGCATGGAAGAGGAGCTGATGCCCCACAAGGGCATGCAGGGCGAGGCGCAGAACCTCGAGGAGGAGCGCCGGCTCTGCTACGTGGGCATCACCCGGGCCAAGGAGCTGCTCTACCTCACCCGGGCCGCCATGCGGGTGAAGCGGGGGAAGGAGGTGCCGCGCACCCCCTCGCGCTTCCTGGACGACATTCCACCCGAGCTGGTGGAGCTGGAGGATCTGGACGCCCCCCGCAAGGGCCCCCCTTCGGATCAGGAGAAGAACTTCTTCGCCAACCTCAAGGAGCGCTTCAAGGCCCAGGGAGCGGGCGGGAAGGCGCCGGCCCCCCCGGCGGGGCCCCCTGTCCAGGGCCCGGCGGGAGCGGCCCCTCCTCCCACGGGAACGGCGGGTGGGGCACGGTGA
- the rpsI gene encoding 30S ribosomal protein S9: MATATEKGFYGTGRRKEATARVWIRPGTGVVIVNGRDINVYFGRETSKMILNQPLDVLEQKGKIDIEVNVRGGGLSGQAGAIRHGLSRALCNYNPEFRPALKKAGFLTRDARAVERKKYGQPGARRRFQFSKR, encoded by the coding sequence ATGGCTACCGCCACCGAGAAGGGTTTCTATGGCACCGGCCGCCGCAAGGAGGCCACCGCGCGCGTGTGGATCCGCCCGGGCACTGGTGTTGTGATTGTCAACGGCCGCGACATCAACGTGTACTTCGGCCGCGAGACGTCCAAGATGATCCTGAACCAGCCGCTGGACGTGCTGGAGCAGAAGGGCAAGATCGACATCGAGGTCAACGTGCGCGGCGGCGGTCTGAGCGGCCAGGCCGGCGCCATCCGCCACGGTCTGTCCCGGGCCCTGTGCAACTACAACCCGGAGTTCCGTCCCGCGCTGAAGAAGGCCGGCTTCCTCACGCGTGATGCCCGCGCCGTCGAGCGCAAGAAGTACGGCCAGCCGGGCGCGCGTCGCCGGTTCCAGTTCTCCAAGCGCTAA
- a CDS encoding class I SAM-dependent rRNA methyltransferase, with protein sequence MTRSSQPTARVSLKGAKALRRGHPWLYRTELLEPPQTQERGAVVSVVDPQGNPVGQAFYAQRSPLALRLLTRKGPSEEKVDEALLRHRLELSLARRAPLRQRDGVRLVHGESDLLPGLFVDRYGAGLTLQTLSEGMDVRKEWVARTLAELTGATHVVCRDDASGRDFESLTREVRLLHGQGEARFTYHEGENLFEVDLLGDMKTGAFLDQVDNHLRAGELARGEALDLFSYHGGFALALGRTCDSVLAVEQDPKASERIRANAARNGRTNVSVENANAFDVLRRFSESNRRFDTVVVDPPGLAKRREGLSTALRAYHELNLRALKCLRPEGLLVTCSCSGKLSREAFEEMVLSAAADAKRPVQILERRGAGLDHPVLGGLPETEYLKAFFVRAL encoded by the coding sequence ATGACCCGTTCTTCCCAGCCCACCGCCCGAGTGAGTCTCAAGGGGGCCAAGGCCCTGCGCCGGGGCCACCCCTGGCTGTACCGCACCGAGCTGCTGGAGCCGCCCCAGACGCAGGAGCGTGGCGCCGTGGTGTCGGTGGTGGACCCGCAGGGCAACCCCGTGGGCCAGGCCTTCTATGCGCAGCGCTCGCCGCTGGCGCTGCGGTTGCTCACGCGCAAGGGCCCCTCCGAGGAGAAGGTGGACGAGGCCCTGTTGCGCCACCGGCTGGAGCTGTCGCTCGCCCGGCGCGCGCCGCTGCGTCAGCGCGACGGCGTGCGCCTGGTGCACGGGGAGTCGGATCTGCTGCCCGGCCTCTTCGTGGACCGCTATGGCGCGGGCCTCACGCTGCAGACGCTCTCCGAGGGCATGGATGTGCGCAAGGAGTGGGTGGCGCGCACGCTGGCCGAGCTCACCGGCGCCACGCACGTGGTGTGCCGCGACGATGCGTCCGGCCGCGACTTCGAGAGCCTGACGCGCGAGGTGCGGCTGCTGCACGGCCAGGGCGAGGCCCGCTTCACCTACCACGAGGGGGAGAACCTCTTCGAGGTGGACCTGCTGGGCGACATGAAGACGGGCGCCTTCCTGGACCAGGTGGACAACCACCTGCGCGCGGGTGAGCTGGCCCGGGGCGAGGCGTTGGACCTCTTCAGCTACCACGGGGGCTTCGCGCTGGCGCTCGGCCGGACGTGTGACTCGGTGTTGGCGGTGGAGCAGGACCCGAAGGCCTCCGAGCGCATCCGCGCGAACGCCGCGCGCAACGGGCGCACCAACGTCTCGGTGGAGAACGCCAACGCCTTCGACGTGCTGCGCCGCTTCTCCGAGTCCAACCGCCGCTTCGACACGGTGGTGGTGGATCCGCCGGGGCTGGCCAAGCGGCGCGAGGGCCTGTCCACCGCCCTGCGCGCCTACCACGAGCTCAACCTGCGCGCCCTCAAGTGCCTGCGCCCCGAGGGCCTGCTCGTCACCTGCTCGTGCTCCGGCAAGCTCTCGCGCGAGGCCTTCGAGGAGATGGTGCTGTCGGCCGCCGCGGATGCGAAGCGGCCGGTGCAGATTCTGGAGCGCCGGGGCGCGGGGCTGGACCATCCGGTGCTCGGTGGCCTGCCGGAGACCGAGTACCTCAAGGCCTTCTTCGTCCGCGCGCTGTAG
- a CDS encoding caib/baif family protein, whose product MVKDRGTRANAPDVLAEEAAARQQVTAMSKREFLEQYQRLAKLYTADPGNPGSYACQGCERCANCMFCRDCDSCYQCTHCTRCELCNNCTHCVDCKQCHQCAYCVQSENCTGSAYLVLCRNMSDSNYCFGSVGLSKKDFHILNVPFPRTEYFKQVKRLREELGI is encoded by the coding sequence GTGGTGAAGGATAGAGGGACGCGGGCCAACGCACCGGACGTGCTCGCGGAGGAGGCGGCGGCGCGCCAACAGGTGACCGCGATGAGCAAGCGCGAGTTCCTCGAGCAGTACCAGCGGCTGGCCAAGCTCTATACGGCGGACCCGGGCAACCCCGGCTCCTACGCGTGCCAGGGCTGCGAGCGGTGCGCCAACTGCATGTTCTGCCGCGACTGCGACAGCTGCTACCAGTGCACCCACTGCACCCGCTGCGAGCTGTGCAACAACTGCACGCACTGCGTGGACTGCAAGCAGTGCCACCAGTGCGCCTACTGCGTGCAGAGCGAGAACTGCACCGGCAGCGCCTACCTGGTGCTGTGCCGCAACATGTCCGACAGCAACTACTGCTTCGGCAGCGTGGGCCTCTCCAAGAAGGACTTCCACATCCTCAACGTCCCCTTCCCCCGCACCGAGTACTTCAAGCAGGTGAAGCGGCTGCGCGAGGAGCTCGGCATCTGA
- the selD gene encoding selenide, water dikinase SelD has product MSEDQKPRRLTELSHCAGUAAKIRAADLAQVLRQLKTAKDTRALVGFNTNDDAAVYRVAPGMALVSTVDFFPPVVDDPYQFGAIAAANALSDIYAMGAKPLFALNLVGFPKDRPLDELSRILAGGQAKADEAGIPILGGHSVQDPEPKYGLAVTGQVHPKKVLTNAGAKPGDVLMLTKPLGSGIATTAIKRGVASEELTERVVALMSALNKKAGEVFASGKFKVNALTDVTGYGLLGHLLEMMTGAKAKAFLDLERIPIISEVPELARQGVVPGGTKSNLAHVGKKVRFPKGLPEDIQWVLADAQTNGGLLASVPARDVAKAYKALERAGVDVALIGEVGEGRTGIEVVG; this is encoded by the coding sequence GTGTCCGAAGATCAGAAGCCGCGCCGGCTGACAGAGCTGTCACATTGCGCGGGTTGAGCGGCCAAGATCCGGGCCGCGGACCTGGCGCAGGTTCTGCGCCAACTGAAGACTGCGAAGGACACGAGGGCGCTGGTGGGATTCAACACCAACGATGACGCGGCCGTGTATCGAGTGGCGCCGGGGATGGCGCTGGTGAGCACGGTGGACTTCTTCCCGCCGGTGGTGGACGACCCGTACCAGTTCGGGGCCATCGCGGCGGCGAACGCGCTATCGGACATCTACGCGATGGGGGCGAAGCCGCTGTTCGCGCTCAACCTGGTGGGCTTTCCGAAGGATCGGCCGCTGGACGAGCTGTCCCGAATCCTGGCGGGAGGGCAGGCGAAGGCGGACGAAGCGGGCATCCCCATCCTGGGTGGGCACTCGGTGCAGGATCCGGAGCCGAAGTACGGCCTGGCGGTGACGGGGCAGGTGCATCCGAAGAAGGTGCTGACGAACGCGGGGGCGAAGCCGGGGGACGTGCTGATGCTGACGAAGCCGTTGGGCTCGGGCATCGCGACCACGGCGATCAAGCGCGGGGTGGCGTCGGAGGAGCTGACGGAGCGCGTGGTGGCGTTGATGTCGGCGCTGAACAAGAAGGCGGGCGAGGTGTTCGCCTCGGGCAAGTTCAAGGTGAACGCCCTGACGGACGTGACGGGCTACGGGCTGCTGGGGCACCTGCTGGAGATGATGACGGGGGCGAAGGCGAAGGCGTTCCTGGACCTGGAGCGCATCCCCATCATCTCGGAGGTGCCGGAGCTGGCGCGGCAGGGCGTGGTGCCGGGCGGGACGAAGTCGAATCTGGCGCACGTGGGCAAGAAGGTGCGCTTCCCCAAGGGGCTGCCCGAGGACATCCAGTGGGTGCTCGCCGACGCGCAGACGAACGGGGGCCTGCTGGCCTCGGTCCCGGCGCGTGACGTGGCCAAGGCCTACAAGGCGCTGGAGCGGGCCGGGGTGGACGTGGCCCTCATCGGCGAGGTGGGCGAGGGCCGCACCGGCATCGAGGTTGTCGGATAG